A single window of bacterium DNA harbors:
- a CDS encoding replicative DNA helicase, with amino-acid sequence EHYARIVTEKATLRRMIEISGEIVESCFEARDEAMDILDRAESSILAVSQGRLRQGFLPINEILKATFQNIQRVYDSKTHITGVATGYDRLDLLTGGLQPSDLIIVAGRPSMGKTSFVLNVAQHAAIEEKKSIAVFSLEMSKEQLVQRLLTAEARIDAHKLRTGNLKDADWPLLTQAAGQLAEAPIYIDDTPAISVLEMRAKARRLQAQKGLDLIIIDYLQLCRAISRADNRQQEISEISRGMKALAKELSVPVVALSQLSRALESRTDKRPLLSDLRECVTGDTLVCLADGRRLPIRELVGQTPEVLATDGNGKVISAESDLVWSTGIRPVFRIRLASGRQLRATAEHRVLTGQGWRRVEAIAVDDRLAIARHLPEPRFAERWPERRVALLGQLIGDGSYLSGQPMRYTTAAEENSRLVAEAASAEFGAQVKRFAGRGRWHQLLISGNGNRWHPCGVNRWLRELGIFGQRSHEKRVPTAAFRLCDEQVALLLRHLWATDGTIAVRRPGARGSHAVSFSTCSPGLAADVAALLLRLGIVARTQVVSGAAGRPVHMVAVRGGGAQQRFLDSVGAFGPRVAPAAALRQAIADRRPNPNVDTLPSTVFAEVKALMAAAGISQRRMAAMRGTAYGGAAHFKFAPSRATVADYAEHLDSDSLRRQAASDLFWDRIVAIEPDGEEEVFDLTVPGPANWLADGIVSHNSGALEQDADVVMFIYRPEVYDKDDEELEGQAELIIGKQRNGPIGTVPLFFVKEYTRFENPARGDDYYA; translated from the coding sequence GAGCACTACGCGCGCATCGTCACCGAGAAGGCGACCCTGCGCCGCATGATCGAGATCAGCGGCGAGATCGTCGAGAGCTGCTTCGAGGCGCGCGACGAGGCGATGGACATCCTCGACCGCGCCGAGTCCTCGATCCTCGCCGTCAGCCAGGGCCGCCTGCGCCAGGGCTTCCTGCCCATCAACGAGATCCTGAAGGCCACCTTCCAGAATATCCAGCGCGTCTACGACAGCAAGACGCACATCACGGGCGTCGCCACCGGCTACGATCGGCTGGACCTGCTCACGGGCGGCCTCCAGCCGTCGGACCTGATCATCGTCGCCGGCCGGCCGAGCATGGGCAAGACGAGCTTCGTGCTCAACGTCGCCCAGCACGCGGCGATCGAGGAGAAGAAGAGCATTGCCGTCTTCTCGCTCGAGATGAGCAAGGAGCAGCTCGTGCAGCGCCTGCTCACCGCCGAGGCGCGCATCGACGCCCACAAGCTGCGCACCGGCAACCTCAAGGACGCCGACTGGCCGCTGCTCACCCAGGCCGCCGGACAGCTCGCCGAGGCGCCGATCTACATCGACGACACGCCGGCGATCAGCGTGCTCGAGATGCGCGCCAAGGCACGCCGCCTGCAAGCGCAGAAGGGCCTGGACCTGATCATCATCGACTACCTTCAGCTCTGCCGGGCGATCAGCCGCGCCGACAACCGCCAGCAGGAGATCAGCGAGATCAGCCGCGGCATGAAGGCCCTGGCCAAGGAGCTGAGCGTGCCGGTCGTCGCGCTCAGCCAGCTCAGCCGCGCGCTCGAGAGCCGTACGGACAAGCGCCCGCTGCTGTCGGACCTCCGCGAATGCGTGACGGGCGACACCTTGGTCTGTCTCGCCGATGGCCGTCGGCTGCCGATCCGCGAGCTCGTCGGGCAGACGCCGGAAGTGCTGGCCACCGATGGCAACGGCAAGGTGATCTCGGCGGAGAGCGATCTCGTCTGGAGCACAGGCATCCGGCCGGTCTTTCGCATCCGCCTCGCTTCCGGCCGGCAGCTGCGCGCGACGGCCGAGCATCGCGTGCTAACCGGGCAGGGTTGGCGACGAGTCGAGGCAATCGCTGTCGACGATCGCCTGGCGATCGCCCGGCACTTGCCCGAGCCTCGCTTCGCGGAACGCTGGCCGGAGCGGCGCGTTGCTCTGCTCGGCCAGCTAATCGGCGATGGCAGCTACCTGAGTGGTCAACCGATGCGCTACACGACGGCCGCGGAGGAGAATTCGCGGCTCGTCGCCGAAGCGGCCAGCGCCGAGTTCGGTGCGCAGGTCAAGCGATTCGCTGGCCGCGGGCGCTGGCATCAGCTCCTCATCAGCGGGAATGGCAATCGCTGGCACCCTTGCGGCGTGAACCGCTGGCTGCGCGAGCTCGGGATCTTCGGCCAGCGCTCCCACGAAAAGCGTGTGCCAACGGCGGCCTTCCGCCTGTGCGACGAGCAAGTTGCGCTGCTGCTCAGGCATCTCTGGGCGACTGACGGTACGATCGCGGTGCGCAGGCCGGGCGCGCGCGGCAGCCATGCGGTGAGCTTCAGCACCTGCAGTCCGGGATTGGCCGCAGATGTCGCAGCGCTGCTGTTGCGGCTTGGCATCGTCGCCCGCACCCAGGTCGTCAGCGGGGCTGCTGGACGCCCCGTCCACATGGTGGCGGTGCGTGGGGGAGGAGCGCAGCAGCGCTTCCTCGACAGCGTGGGCGCCTTTGGTCCGCGGGTCGCTCCGGCTGCTGCCCTGCGGCAGGCGATTGCGGATCGCCGGCCGAATCCCAATGTCGACACCCTGCCCTCCACTGTGTTCGCGGAAGTGAAGGCGCTCATGGCGGCCGCGGGGATCTCGCAGCGACGCATGGCGGCCATGCGTGGCACCGCCTACGGCGGCGCTGCTCACTTCAAGTTCGCCCCTTCGCGCGCGACGGTCGCCGACTACGCTGAGCACCTTGACAGCGACAGCTTGAGGCGCCAGGCAGCGAGCGACCTCTTCTGGGACCGCATCGTCGCCATCGAACCGGACGGCGAGGAGGAGGTCTTCGACCTCACCGTGCCGGGACCGGCGAACTGGCTCGCCGACGGCATCGTCAGTCACAACTCCGGCGCGCTCGAGCAGGACGCGGACGTCGTGATGTTCATCTACCGGCCTGAGGTCTACGACAAGGACGACGAAGAGCTCGAAGGCCAGGCCGAGCTGATCATCGGCAAGCAGCGCAACGGGCCGATCGGCACCGTGCCGCTCTTCTTCGTCAAGGAGTACACGCGCTTCGAGAACCCGGCCCGCGGGGACGACTACTATGCCTGA
- a CDS encoding ferredoxin--NADP reductase produces MPELEAGAPAVTDALNAVLLQRIEVAPGLLIMRVAPEGWELPAFRPGQFAVLGLPGRAPRYRLADPEDEPAPPDKLIRRAYSVASSSLDRQYLEVYVILVRSGALTPRLFALAPGDRLFLGRKITGLFTLDSVPKSAHLALVATGTGLAPYMSMLRSELLCDAARKVAVLLGARHSWDLGYRGELITMTRLCPSFSYLPIISRPDDEPIPWSGPTGHVQDLWRGGALAAAWGLAPSPATTHVLLCGSPAMIEGMVALLEAEGYSEHTKKEPGQIHAERYW; encoded by the coding sequence ATGCCTGAGCTGGAGGCGGGCGCGCCGGCCGTGACCGACGCCCTCAACGCGGTGCTCCTGCAGCGCATCGAGGTGGCGCCGGGCCTGCTGATCATGCGCGTGGCGCCCGAGGGCTGGGAACTGCCCGCCTTCAGGCCCGGGCAGTTCGCCGTGCTCGGACTGCCGGGCCGCGCGCCGCGCTACCGACTGGCCGATCCCGAGGACGAGCCCGCGCCTCCGGACAAGCTCATCCGCCGCGCCTACTCGGTGGCCTCCTCGTCACTGGATCGGCAGTACCTCGAGGTCTACGTGATCCTCGTCCGCTCGGGGGCGCTGACGCCGCGTCTTTTCGCGCTCGCGCCGGGCGACCGCCTCTTTCTCGGCAGGAAGATCACGGGGCTCTTCACGCTGGACAGCGTGCCCAAGTCGGCGCATCTCGCGCTTGTTGCCACGGGCACCGGCCTCGCGCCCTACATGAGCATGCTGCGCAGCGAGCTGCTCTGCGACGCCGCGCGCAAGGTGGCCGTGCTGCTCGGCGCACGGCACTCCTGGGACCTCGGCTACCGCGGCGAGTTGATCACAATGACGCGCCTGTGCCCGAGCTTCAGCTACCTGCCGATCATCAGCCGTCCGGATGACGAGCCCATCCCCTGGTCGGGGCCAACCGGCCACGTGCAGGACCTCTGGCGCGGCGGTGCCCTCGCGGCCGCCTGGGGCTTGGCGCCGAGCCCAGCGACGACGCACGTGCTCCTCTGCGGCAGCCCGGCGATGATCGAGGGCATGGTCGCCCTGCTCGAGGCCGAGGGCTACAGCGAGCACACGAAGAAGGAACCCGGGCAGATCCACGCGGAGCGCTACTGGTAG
- a CDS encoding GNAT family N-acetyltransferase — MQFEVRRLDAAAREDFFRLHSAANEHDWCFCVAWWVESFAGWGERRADQNRALREALFARGESDGYLLYAAGEPVAWCQCAPRDRLAHLAGRYTEDPNPGAFALGCFFTAPAWREKGCARALLSAVIADLRSRGVKRLEAFPRGAGRLPDGEVWTGPAGLYAEFGFQAEAVFGSVTRYALALA; from the coding sequence ATGCAATTCGAAGTTCGCCGCCTGGACGCCGCCGCCCGCGAGGACTTCTTCCGCCTTCACTCGGCGGCCAACGAGCACGACTGGTGCTTCTGCGTGGCCTGGTGGGTGGAGAGCTTTGCGGGTTGGGGCGAGCGCCGCGCGGATCAGAACCGCGCCCTGCGCGAGGCGCTCTTCGCCCGCGGCGAGAGCGACGGTTACTTGCTCTACGCCGCCGGCGAGCCCGTCGCCTGGTGCCAGTGCGCGCCGCGCGATCGCCTCGCGCACCTCGCCGGGCGCTACACGGAAGATCCCAACCCCGGCGCCTTCGCGCTGGGTTGCTTCTTCACGGCGCCGGCTTGGCGGGAGAAGGGCTGCGCGCGCGCCCTGCTCAGCGCCGTGATCGCCGACCTGCGCAGCCGCGGCGTGAAGCGGCTCGAGGCCTTTCCGCGCGGCGCCGGCCGCCTGCCCGACGGAGAGGTCTGGACGGGCCCCGCCGGCCTCTACGCCGAGTTCGGCTTCCAGGCCGAAGCGGTGTTCGGCAGCGTCACGCGCTACGCCCTGGCGCTGGCCTAG
- a CDS encoding T9SS type A sorting domain-containing protein, producing MRLNNYGVYATNASPQFTRCSVTDNLQYGIYLNGVCQPVFGSGLTEWTDVHSNGGANPERDLRNGSANIQARYVYWGTTSEAAIEGKIRHDPDDAALGFVTYSPWTNAAHNALIYWVNSPVDDTPALPTRYAFGEAFPNPFNPTTTLSYDLPRASHVRLEVFDASGRRVALLADEPQAAGSRAIVWQAEALPAGVYFARLQAETFTETRKLVLIM from the coding sequence CTGCGCCTCAACAACTACGGCGTCTACGCAACCAACGCGAGTCCGCAGTTCACGCGCTGCAGTGTCACGGACAACTTGCAGTACGGCATCTACTTGAACGGGGTCTGCCAGCCGGTCTTCGGCAGCGGCCTCACCGAATGGACCGACGTCCACAGCAACGGTGGCGCGAATCCTGAGCGCGACCTGCGCAACGGCAGCGCGAACATCCAGGCGCGCTACGTCTACTGGGGAACGACCAGCGAGGCGGCCATCGAGGGCAAGATCCGGCACGACCCGGACGATGCCGCCCTCGGCTTCGTCACCTACAGCCCCTGGACGAACGCGGCACACAACGCCCTGATCTACTGGGTGAACTCGCCGGTCGACGATACGCCGGCCCTGCCGACGCGCTACGCCTTCGGCGAGGCCTTCCCCAACCCCTTCAACCCGACGACGACCCTGAGCTACGACCTGCCCCGGGCCAGCCACGTGCGCCTGGAGGTCTTCGACGCCAGCGGACGGCGCGTCGCGCTGCTCGCGGACGAGCCACAAGCCGCGGGTTCACGGGCCATCGTCTGGCAGGCCGAGGCGCTGCCGGCGGGCGTCTACTTCGCGCGCCTGCAGGCGGAGACTTTCACGGAGACGCGCAAGCTGGTTCTGATCATGTAA